In a genomic window of Ignavibacteria bacterium:
- a CDS encoding AMP nucleosidase (Catalyzes the hydrolysis of AMP to form adenine and ribose 5-phosphate using water as the nucleophile) has product MNTKLSIAQNWLPRYTGTEIAEFGDYVLLTNFKGYVESFAKKFDVEIKGLHKPMQTATHENLTIINYGIGSPNAALIMDLLVARMPKGVLFLGKCGGLNKSTEIG; this is encoded by the coding sequence ATGAACACGAAGTTGTCGATCGCGCAGAATTGGCTGCCGCGCTATACCGGCACGGAGATCGCCGAGTTTGGCGACTACGTTCTCTTGACCAATTTCAAGGGATACGTAGAATCATTCGCCAAGAAGTTCGATGTAGAGATCAAGGGGCTCCACAAGCCGATGCAGACGGCAACACACGAGAACCTTACGATCATTAACTATGGCATCGGTTCGCCAAATGCTGCTCTGATCATGGATCTCCTGGTTGCGCGAATGCCCAAGGGCGTGTTGTTCCTTGGCAAGTGCGGCGGATTGAACAAATCAACGGAGATCGGC